The nucleotide window CATTTTTTCATTGAGCAATAATAGTTGCATTACCAGTAATTGCTAATGTAAAATCTGAATAATCTTGGGGAATACTATTAATTGGTTTATATCCACTAGTAGTCATAGGAATAACTCCGTTTGTAATAACAAAGGGAAATATAAATCATTTATCTAATTCTTGTATTTTTCTTTTAATAACTTTACTATCAGTTGAAGCCATTCGCATTGCTGTATATAATACTTGGTTATTAATTTGTATTGCTTCTTTTGAATTATTTTTGTTTAAATTCATCTTTTATACCTCCAGTATTATTATTTTCATTATCTTTATCATTTTCATTATCAATATCAAATTTAGCATTAGTTTCTAATTGTTCTTTATCAATTCTTTCAACTTCTTTAATAGCAAATGTCATTGGAATACTATCAACAATATGAATATATTTTGCACGAGACATTGTGGCATTTTCTAATCGTGTATTATTTGTATCAACTAAACGCATTTGGTCAATAATTCCTGCTTGTTTAAATTTTAATGAGTATGGTCTTTCACTTTTAAATCAATTATTATTATCAACTTTTCAATATTTATGAAATATTCATCAACAATCAAATAAACGATATAAATAATCTAATAAAAATTCTTGTCATACTGCTTGTGATTCAATATCTTCTGCTTGCATTATTAATGTTTGATTTTGATTAGTATAAGTTCCTTGTTCATCTGCTTGCCATGATAATCCAATTCCACGAAATACTAATTTTAAAATATGGTCAGTATCTAAATTATAATCAATAGAATTATATTGTCCCTGCGTATAATTAACAGTAGATCCACCACCTTTGGCATCATAATTATTTTGAACAGTTTGAATAACAAAATCACTTTCATAATCATCTCAAGCATTTTTTTTATTTTTTACATTATCAGCTTCTTCACTTGTAGCCTGAATATAACCTCTTGCCCTTGAAAATCTTCTTGTTTTCTTTTTAATAAATAAATTATCTTGTAAATCTTCAATTAATCACATTGTAGGATATATATCAGGGTAAGCATTTAACATAGTACTACTTGCTTGTCCTTGTTGATTAACACGAATAAAATTAGGAATTTGTATTAATGGAAAACGACCTAATTTATTAATATATGTTCTTTTTTCAATTCTTAAACTTTTATCTATTTTACCACTAACTGCTCCTGCTTGAGTATTTTCATCATTAGGATATGAATCAATTTGAATATATTTATCATTAATAATTACATGAAATATATAACCAGTATCATCTTGGTTAGGTAATATTCAAATATCTGCAGATTGTTCTTCTTCATTAATTTTAGATACAAAATTAGTAAATAATGCTGTTCCTAACATAATATCTAAATCACCATCTCGTGTTTCATATATAAACATAACAGCCACACCTAATAATGATTTAGTTCATGACATTTTAATTAATTTTTCATATATTTTTCTTTTATGATATCAATTTTGTCAATGTATTAATGCTTGTTCATTTTCACTATCGCATAATAATCCACGACCAATTTCCATTCTTACTTTTCTTTGAGCAACAATTAATGGAACATGTAATTTTCAATTACGATTATTAAATTCTAATCATTTATCAATATTTTTATTCATTTTTATTTACCTCAAGTCTAGCAACATGACATATTAATAAATTACTTTCTTTTTCTATTTTATCAACTTTTAATACTTTATATTCATTTTTATATTTATAAACAAAAATCTTATTTTTAGGAATTCTTCTTTTATATTTTCCAATTATTTTATCTAATTCAATTAAATATATATACATTTTAAATATACTCCTTTATTAATTGATTATTTACTGATTTAACAATATCTCTAATATATTCGCTTAAAGCATAATAATCAGAATCAAATTCATCATCATATAAATCAATTATTTCTTCTTTACCACCATTTGGTTTTTCTTTTCACTGAATCATTGGATATTCAGTATTACTTGCTTCTAATATAATATCATGTGTCATTTTCCCACTAATCATAGCACCAATAAATGCATTAACTCTATCAACAACTATTCATATTGATTTATCTACTTCTTCAAATCTTAATAATCTACCATACCTATATTTTAATTTTTCACGGTTTAAAACATCAATAAATGCTCTTCCACCTGCACCTAAATCAACATTAATAGTTAAACCACTTTCAATAAATATAGTACTATTTTTTAAACTAGATAAATAAAATTTAATAATATCATTTGCTTGTTCAAAAACATCTTTATATTCCATTGTTGCATTTGAATGAGTATATTTACCTATTTTATGTACTTTTTTTAAAATTGAATTATATACTCATAAACTAGCACTTGTTTTATGCCCATTAGGACTATCTGCTTGAGCAAAATCAACACCAGCAAGTATTTTATAAAAGGACCATGTTAATTTAGTAAATTTTAAATATCTATCAAATACAGCACCTTGAACTTGTCCAGGTAATCCTCAACTTCATACTCTTGCTCTTGCTGGATCTAAATGTTCTAATTCTAATAATGTATTTTTAACATCAGCAGATAACATATTATTCATTCTTCAAGAACTATAATGATTTATTATTTTACGATTAAATCGATTAAATTTACCAATTTGCTCATATTTTGATTTCATTATTTGTTCATTAAATGGCATTAAATTATTACAATAATCAATTAAATATCTTCGAAGAGATTCAGGATTACATGTATTAATTTCTATTTTCTTTTTAGCACCACGCAATGCAAATCTAATTTCTGAAAAATCATTTTTATCATATTGGTCTGATTCTTCTCTTCAATCAATTACTAAAGCATATTTTTCTAAATCAGCAAAAGCTTTTAATTTTTCTCTTTTTGTTTGAGTATGCAAGCCACGACAAATAATTGTAGTTCCATTCGATAATGATAATTCATAATTACTTAAATTAACATTATAATTAATATTACTCTTATTAAGAGTATTAACAATATTTTGAAAAATACTACTTCTTACATCTTTATTCATTTTCATACTAGCAAATATAAAAATAGGTTTTTTAATATATAAACTAATTCCAACTGATAAATCAATAATATCTAATACTGTTCAAGTTTTACCTGAATATCTTGTACCAATTAAATTATATTCATCAGCAGGTTCATATAATTTATTTCAAATATTTAAATTAGTATTTTCTTGTAATAATCATCGTGGTATTTCTTCCAAGTAACTAAAATTTAATAACATTATTTTATTTCTCTAATTTCTTTACTAAAAGAAATATGAATTGGAACATCTTGCTCTATATTTTTTTCTTTGCTTTTCATTTGTAAATATGCAACACGCCCCCCCCTTATCATTTAGTAATTGTAAATTATATTCAATTTCTAATTTTCAAATAGCATTTTTAATTAATTTAAAAGCTTTATTATCAATACTTTCTAAATTAATATAATCTTCATTTGTTAATTTTAAATAATAAAGTAAATCATCTTTATATGATATTTTATCCCCTTTTTCATCAAAAAATAACTTAATTTTATTATAAATTGTAGTTTTTTTAGGATATTTTTTAATTTTTTTCATATTTTATTACCCCTTTTTATTATATTTTACAATTAAAATAAAAAAAGTAATATAAAATTACTTTTTTTATCAAAAACTTATGTCATGTTGCGATTTTAGGCTAAATACTTAACCTTATTGTAATATTACTATTATTTTTAATATATGCAATAAAAAAAGACTTTTATCAAGTCTATATTTTTTTGTAATCATTAAACAAGTTAAGGGTCGGAAAATCCACAACTGCTAATTATTACACTTTTATTATTGCATATTTTTTTAAAAAAGCAATATTTTTTTAAAAAATAATGTATAAATAATAACAATTAATTTAGCAAAGATAACTCGTGCTATGGGTAGGAGTAAAAATGAAGAAAAATAAAAAAACAACTAAAAAAGAGTTGCATTCTTATTTTTAAATGTTATTATTTTAATAAGGGTCGGAAGTCCTAATTGCTATTACAATCTGCATAATATAATAATGTTATGAAAAGGAGAAAAAAATATTATGTATGATAAAAAAAGCAAAGTTATTGTTAAAATAACAAATATAACGCCGTTTGGTGCTTTTTGTGAATTAAAAGATGCAGCCGGTTTAATTCATATTAGTGAATTTTCCGATTTCTTTGTCCGAGATATTCGAGAATTTGTTAATGTTGGTGACAGTGTTGAAGTAGAAGTTCTTGATTTTGACCCTGTTAAAAAACATGTCAAATTAAGTTACAAAAATTGCCGTCCAGAATTATTGAAAAAGGACAATAATTCAGTGGAAGAAACACTGCCAAATTCAGAATCATTACCTAATAAGCATGATTTATTATCAAAATAAATAAACTAGTAAAAAGTATAAAAAAGGTAAAAAGTAGTTTGAAACTACTTTTTATTTTGCTAAATTTAATTGGTTTTGTAATCGCTTTGTTTTTTTACTACTAATTTTATTTTGTGCAAAATAGAATCCAAAGTAACAGCCACTAATAATTAAGGCAAAGGTAGTGTAAACAACAATTGTTTGGACCGCCATTAAAACTTTACCATTTGTATAACTAGCTTTTGGATTTGTAAATTCCATAAAATCATATGGGAAATAACCTGAGAATGACATATCTGGCATTGGTTTTCAACTATGCGTTGCTTTTAAAATATAACCAAGGATAGTAAATACTAAGAAATATCCTAGAATTGTTGCTAAACTATAACCTCATCAACGTAACATAGTTATTTTATTATAACTTAAATTATGATGTTGATAACAAGTAAAATAATAAATCACACCTAATAGTGGAATTAAAGAATGTTGTAAAAACATACTCATTCATTGAATTGGTAATCAGGTTTTAAAATCACCTGTAATCGGTAAAGAAAGATTATAAAAGAATAAGGTAAAGCAAATAACTACCATTGCTAATAGTCCAACTTTACTATTATCATATCGTCCTTGCCCTTCTTTTAAGGTATTAAAAGCAGAATTAAGGAAGAAGGCAGAAAAAATAAAAGTTGAATATGAGGTATATAAGGTTAAATTCCGAAAAATAACCATAAAACTAATACTAATATCTGATCAACTTTGTAACTCTGATAATTTTGTTTCATATTTTGGTACTCAACTTTTTGGAAATATTCCCTGATGTTTACACCATAATGTTAGTGATAAACTAACACTAGTAAAAATAATAATTGAAATAATTGGTAAAAGACCAATTATTAACTTAAATCAAAATCGTCAGCTTTTAGTTAAAGTCTTAATATTATTTTTTAATATTCAAGTTTTATTATTATTTAGTTTTAATATTGTTTCGTTGTTTGTTATATTTTCCATTTTTAGGCCCTTCTAATACAATATTTATCATTTTACTGGTTTTCAGTAAGAAAAGCAAGATTTTAATAATTTTTGTAAACAAAATATTAATATAAATTGTTAATTCATTTTTAAAAATGTTCAAACCTTATTTTGAATTATTTTATTTTTAATAGAAAAAATATTTTTAAATAGTTCCTTTTAAAGAAATACTATAACGATATTTGTTCGTTTGTTCTACTGTTGCCCTATCGAATTCTTTTCTTAAATCGAAAGTAAAATCATATTCCACCAATCATTATTCCAATAATTGGAATAATAATAACGGGCAGCAATCATCGTAAATATCTTTTATCCGAACCATCATTTGAATTATCTCCCGGAATAATTGGTTTATTAGGGTCAATTGGATCAATTGGACCTGGTGGAATATCTGGTGGAACTATGGCATTAACATCATTTTCAAGACTAAAAGATGTCATTCCGGTTGTTAAATCACTAGCATTATTTGCATATAAAAAAACAGTTATTTTCTTTGTTTGTGTTGTATTATCTAAAAAGTCTTTAAAAATGATATCATCAAAATATCCGGGAACATTATTATGACTATCATCCTCAGGCGGAATGTTATTAATTGAAATTCCATAATCTTGGTTAAAAACTAATTGAGAATATTTTGGGTATAAACCTTTATTAATATTATCAATAATTCATTGTTTTAATTTTTCAATCGTATAACCTTCAAAATTATATTTCCCACTTTTAAACTTAATTTTTGATAAATCTACGACTTTCTCTGGGTCGTAATTTTTTGAATTTTTAATGTTTCCCTTTGCTTCACCAATTAGTAATGATGATAATGGTTTTGCTTTAATTTTGATATCAAGATATTTTGGACTTGTTGCATTATCTAATAGTGATTGTAAAGCATCAGGATTACTATTAATATCAACGCCTTCTTTGGTAACAACCATATAGTCATTTCCTAAAACAGCGCCACTTACTTTTTGATTAATATAATTTTGGGCATAACTTAAAACTAAAGTACGGATTTTATTTGTATCAATTTCGTTCATTTTAATTGCTGGGAAATTACCTGAAATATCATAATAATTTGCTGGATTTGGATCTGGTGGAACTTTTTGAGCAATAATATCACTTGCATATTCTTTTCAATAACTAGCAACTTGTTCGTAGTTTAAAGCTAACATTTGTTCAGTATTTAATTTTTTAACATCAACTAAATAATTTTTTAAATGCATTCCATGAATAGTTGATCAAAATTCAACAGCTTGATTATTGTCAATAGTATCTAAAAAGCGTGGATATTTATTTTGATATTCTGCTCCAATAATCGCATACTTTTGGGCAGTTGTTCCATCAGCCATTGTAACAGTATAATGTCAAATTCCAGTATCTGCTCAATAGTTTCCTGTTTGATCAGATTGAATTTGTTGGTTCTTTTGTCGGTCCGTGGGACTAGCAACACCTAATAAATTGCTGGCATTAACAGCACGCCGATAAACTGAAGTAATATTTTGATCATTAAAAACTTGGTTCACACCCATTCCCGAAATTGAACCTTCTGCAATAAAACCTAAGTCATAATCTTGTGGATTTTTCTTTGGATTAATTACTTCTCCGTTTTTATTTAACGGATCAAGTGGCGTTGGCACTTCTGACTTATGTTTAACTCACAAAATTTGAGTTTTAGTTCCTGTACTTGGATTAATTTCTGAATCATATTTTGGATTAGGTTTACCATCTGGTAAGGTTTTTTTCACAAGTTCAGCTTGATCGGGATTATTATTTGGATCTCAAGCATATCATTTTAATTGCAAATTAGGAACAAGCGTTTCAATTACAATTTCAATGGTATATTGTTCTTGATAAGTTCTGTCCTTATAATAAATATCAATTCGATAACTATGTTGCTTATTTGTTCCAGTAATTCGGTTATCTTCTAACGTTGCACTAAATTTATTGTCTAGCACTGAAACTGGTTGACCATTAATTTCGACATATTCAGGATTAATTGTTCCATCATCAGCTCGTTTTAAAGCATCAAATTCCATTCCAACCGAAGTATGATAACGATATTTTCCACCATAACTCTCGGCGATATTTGGTGGTGCTAATGTTTCTGGTTCATCAGTAACCATCCCTTTTGTTGAATCATTTTTATCAACAATTTTTCCTGGAATAATATGTAATCGTTTTGAAATTATATTTGCTCAATAACCACTACTTAAGCGAAGATTAATGGGAGTAACAAATGTTCATACTTCTTGTTGGCCAGTTTCTGGGTTCCGAAATTTAATTAAAGTTGTTGCTTTCCGTGTTTTATCAGAAAAGGACGGTGGTTGAATAAAACTTGCTCAACTGTCATATTCATTACCTAGTTGTTTTCTTATGATTTCATTTAATTTTGTTGGTAAATCATTTCCCTGGCCAGTTGGATCTTTAATATTACGATGATCTGTTAAACTACCAGAATAATTCGATGTAAAATCTAATGTTTTACTTAATGCAGAATTTAACTTATTTTTTAATTTATTAACATCATGGCTAGAATTAAAGGTTAACGATTTAATGTTTACTCCGGCGCCAGCACTAGTTACCTTATCATTTCCTCCGGCAACAACGACAATATAAACATAAAAATAAAACATATTCCCACTAACACGATAATCTCAAGCAATTCCTTCATGGGTATTGGTATCATCATCAAAACTTCTACTATAAACCGCTAAAAAATCATTTCAATTAGTACTTCAACCTCCATTTGCTCCACGAGAATTAACTTGTGAAATAAAATAACTATAGTTATCGGGATAAGCACTACTTTTATTTTGAATTCTTTTTGTTAACGTATCATTATAATTATTATGGTGAAAAAAACTTAAACTAAAGTTTATATTAATTGAATTATAATAATTAAAAAATTGGTTATTATTGTTGGCATACT belongs to Spiroplasma melliferum and includes:
- a CDS encoding putative adhesin P54, giving the protein MNKNIDKWLEFNNRNWKLHVPLIVAQRKVRMEIGRGLLCDSENEQALIHWQNWYHKRKIYEKLIKMSWTKSLLGVAVMFIYETRDGDLDIMLGTALFTNFVSKINEEEQSADIWILPNQDDTGYIFHVIINDKYIQIDSYPNDENTQAGAVSGKIDKSLRIEKRTYINKLGRFPLIQIPNFIRVNQQGQASSTMLNAYPDIYPTMWLIEDLQDNLFIKKKTRRFSRARGYIQATSEEADNVKNKKNAWDDYESDFVIQTVQNNYDAKGGGSTVNYTQGQYNSIDYNLDTDHILKLVFRGIGLSWQADEQGTYTNQNQTLIMQAEDIESQAVWQEFLLDYLYRLFDCWWIFHKYWKVDNNNWFKSERPYSLKFKQAGIIDQMRLVDTNNTRLENATMSRAKYIHIVDSIPMTFAIKEVERIDKEQLETNAKFDIDNENDKDNENNNTGGIKDEFKQK
- a CDS encoding putative adhesin P58, which gives rise to MLLNFSYLEEIPRWLLQENTNLNIWNKLYEPADEYNLIGTRYSGKTWTVLDIIDLSVGISLYIKKPIFIFASMKMNKDVRSSIFQNIVNTLNKSNINYNVNLSNYELSLSNGTTIICRGLHTQTKREKLKAFADLEKYALVIDWREESDQYDKNDFSEIRFALRGAKKKIEINTCNPESLRRYLIDYCNNLMPFNEQIMKSKYEQIGKFNRFNRKIINHYSSWRMNNMLSADVKNTLLELEHLDPARARVWSWGLPGQVQGAVFDRYLKFTKLTWSFYKILAGVDFAQADSPNGHKTSASLWVYNSILKKVHKIGKYTHSNATMEYKDVFEQANDIIKFYLSSLKNSTIFIESGLTINVDLGAGGRAFIDVLNREKLKYRYGRLLRFEEVDKSIWIVVDRVNAFIGAMISGKMTHDIILEASNTEYPMIQWKEKPNGGKEEIIDLYDDEFDSDYYALSEYIRDIVKSVNNQLIKEYI